One genomic region from Methanofastidiosum sp. encodes:
- a CDS encoding DUF354 domain-containing protein, protein MKVWIDISNTPHVNFFKGIIKNFEARGHETFVTSRNFDGLSALLDLHGIKHTVVGSHGGFCKKSKLVESSKRILELSEIISVEDIDLSLYKHSVEGARVSYGLGIPSICVLDNETAIAQNKLMLPLSSKVIAPEAIPLEEITRYGVHESQVIRFNGFCEIANVGDFKYDDSFISELGLCEDKFTIVMRPEPVKANYYNGNKDKTIIKAILEKTKCLTDYQFVVFPRFEEQKSVFNYDNVVIPEEPVDALSLMKYSDLVISAGGSMNREAVALNTPALTTYPEKLLAVTRKMIEQGLKVHLLDPEKITNFIEKDNNLDIYQDNNKKILSKLENPIDVISREIKTLGI, encoded by the coding sequence ATGAAAGTATGGATTGACATATCAAATACGCCACATGTAAACTTCTTCAAAGGCATCATAAAGAATTTCGAGGCAAGAGGTCATGAAACTTTTGTTACTTCTAGGAATTTTGATGGACTTTCCGCTTTATTAGATTTACACGGAATAAAGCACACCGTTGTTGGTAGTCATGGTGGATTCTGTAAGAAATCAAAATTAGTTGAAAGTTCTAAGAGGATCCTTGAATTGTCCGAGATAATCAGTGTTGAAGACATCGATTTATCACTATACAAGCATTCAGTTGAAGGTGCTAGAGTATCATATGGACTTGGGATACCCTCAATCTGCGTATTAGACAATGAAACTGCAATAGCTCAAAACAAGCTCATGCTGCCTTTATCCTCAAAAGTAATTGCCCCAGAAGCAATACCTCTTGAAGAAATAACGCGATATGGGGTGCATGAAAGTCAAGTTATACGTTTTAATGGTTTTTGTGAAATTGCTAACGTTGGCGATTTTAAATATGACGATTCTTTTATATCTGAATTAGGTCTTTGTGAGGACAAATTTACAATTGTCATGAGGCCAGAGCCTGTAAAGGCAAATTACTATAATGGCAACAAAGACAAAACAATAATTAAGGCGATACTTGAAAAAACAAAATGCCTAACAGATTATCAATTTGTAGTCTTTCCAAGATTTGAAGAGCAAAAATCTGTTTTTAATTATGATAATGTCGTCATCCCGGAAGAACCTGTCGATGCTCTTAGCCTTATGAAGTATTCTGACCTTGTTATAAGTGCAGGGGGGAGCATGAATAGAGAAGCAGTCGCTTTAAACACCCCGGCCTTAACTACTTACCCAGAGAAACTCTTGGCAGTAACAAGAAAAATGATAGAACAAGGACTTAAAGTTCATCTCCTGGACCCAGAGAAGATTACTAACTTTATTGAAAAAGATAATAATTTAGACATCTATCAAGATAACAATAAAAAAATACTCTCCAAACTTGAGAATCCAATAGATGTGATTTCAAGAGAAATTAAAACTCTTGGCATCTAA
- a CDS encoding MoaD/ThiS family protein — protein MIKVKLYAEYRDIIGKNEIEIQCDQMTFKEIVEYISTTYNKEFIKAAIQNGKINEYMLAMVGETMLNSIDDTIKDGETLKILATAHGG, from the coding sequence ATGATAAAAGTAAAACTATATGCAGAATATCGAGATATTATAGGGAAAAACGAGATAGAGATACAATGTGATCAGATGACTTTTAAAGAGATTGTTGAGTATATTTCAACTACTTATAATAAAGAATTCATAAAAGCAGCTATCCAAAATGGAAAAATCAATGAATACATGCTTGCAATGGTTGGAGAGACAATGCTTAATTCAATCGACGATACGATAAAAGACGGTGAAACCTTAAAAATACTCGCCACAGCCCATGGAGGCTAA
- a CDS encoding MFS transporter: MYILIVASLASFLTAFMGSSINIALPALGNEFNIDAVLLSWISTSYLLSAAISLVPSGRLADLYGRKKIFTYGIIIFTIATLISALSNSTSMLIFSRVLTGIGVGMVFSTSVAIVTSAFPIQERGKALGYTVAAVYLGLSMGPFIGGILTENFGWRSLFISSVLMGIFSAFITVLIKGEWAEAKNEKMDYIGTIIYALSLSMAIYGFSLLPSVQGAGFILFGILFILIFIYWEVKFDSPMLNVRIFRNNRGFTFSNIAALIHYSATFGITFLLSLYLQYIKGLGPQQAGLILLSQPLVMAIFSPYAGKLSDRVEPRVVATAGMGITFIGLLIFSFLNKTTSIPIIVINSILVGFGYALFSSPNMNSIMSSVEKKFYGIASAMVGTMRLIGQMMSMAISMVVFALIIGRVGITPEYHTVFLSAVKIAFSIFTGLSFVGIFASYYRGNIRKDSNSNH; encoded by the coding sequence ATGTATATCCTGATTGTTGCATCCCTAGCGTCTTTCTTGACAGCTTTTATGGGATCTTCAATTAATATAGCCTTGCCAGCACTGGGCAATGAATTTAACATTGATGCGGTATTACTGAGCTGGATTTCAACATCTTATTTACTTTCTGCTGCGATTTCACTTGTTCCCTCTGGAAGATTGGCAGATCTGTACGGCAGAAAGAAAATATTCACTTATGGAATTATTATATTTACAATTGCTACTTTAATCTCTGCCCTATCAAATTCCACTTCAATGCTGATATTCTCAAGAGTCTTAACTGGTATAGGCGTTGGGATGGTGTTCAGCACAAGTGTTGCTATAGTGACATCTGCTTTCCCAATACAAGAAAGAGGTAAGGCACTAGGATACACTGTGGCCGCAGTTTATTTAGGACTTTCAATGGGGCCTTTTATTGGGGGAATACTGACTGAAAATTTTGGTTGGAGGAGTTTATTTATTTCAAGTGTTTTAATGGGAATATTTAGTGCATTTATTACTGTTCTAATCAAGGGAGAATGGGCGGAAGCTAAAAATGAGAAGATGGATTATATTGGTACAATCATATATGCATTGAGCTTGAGTATGGCCATATATGGATTCTCACTTCTACCATCCGTCCAAGGAGCAGGATTCATTTTATTTGGAATCCTATTTATCTTAATATTTATCTACTGGGAAGTCAAGTTTGATAGCCCGATGTTAAACGTCAGGATTTTTAGAAACAATAGGGGTTTTACATTTTCAAATATAGCTGCCTTGATACACTACAGCGCTACTTTTGGAATTACTTTTTTGTTGAGTTTGTATCTGCAATATATCAAAGGCCTTGGCCCACAACAGGCAGGGTTAATCTTACTGTCTCAACCTTTAGTTATGGCTATTTTTTCCCCTTATGCAGGGAAACTCTCAGATAGGGTAGAACCTAGGGTCGTTGCAACTGCTGGGATGGGCATAACATTTATTGGTCTTCTAATATTCTCATTTCTCAATAAAACTACAAGCATCCCCATTATAGTAATAAATTCGATACTAGTTGGATTTGGATACGCCCTTTTTTCATCCCCCAATATGAACTCCATAATGAGCTCTGTTGAAAAAAAATTTTACGGTATAGCTTCTGCAATGGTTGGTACAATGAGGCTAATTGGGCAAATGATGAGCATGGCCATATCAATGGTCGTTTTTGCTTTGATAATAGGGAGAGTTGGGATAACACCCGAATACCACACTGTTTTTTTATCAGCAGTTAAAATAGCCTTTAGCATATTTACTGGTTTGTCATTTGTAGGAATATTTGCATCCTATTACAGGGGGAATATCAGAAAAGATTCAAACTCAAATCATTAG
- a CDS encoding ferredoxin:glutaredoxin reductase, whose translation MPEERINKLYEKLKKDAEAGGYHLNPDIDFTKKLVRGLIVNEDRYGYQACPCRISSGTKKEDIDIICPCDYRDPDLDEYGTCYCALYVSQDILNGKKELGSIPERRLPEEERKKQTEGKVEGLSSLKYPVWRCKVCGYLCARDEPPEVCPICKAKKDRFERFL comes from the coding sequence ATGCCTGAAGAGAGAATAAACAAATTATATGAAAAATTAAAAAAGGACGCAGAAGCAGGCGGCTATCACTTAAACCCAGATATTGACTTTACAAAAAAACTAGTAAGGGGGCTCATAGTAAACGAGGATAGATATGGATACCAAGCTTGCCCTTGCAGAATTTCTAGTGGAACAAAGAAAGAGGATATTGATATAATATGTCCCTGCGATTACAGGGATCCAGATCTCGATGAGTATGGAACTTGTTACTGCGCACTATATGTCTCACAAGATATTTTGAATGGAAAAAAAGAACTAGGTTCTATTCCTGAAAGAAGACTGCCGGAAGAAGAAAGAAAAAAACAAACAGAGGGCAAAGTAGAGGGTTTAAGTTCTTTGAAATATCCAGTTTGGCGATGTAAAGTATGTGGTTACTTATGTGCTAGAGACGAACCACCTGAAGTTTGCCCCATATGCAAAGCAAAAAAAGATAGATTTGAAAGATTTTTATAA
- a CDS encoding glutaredoxin family protein — MELTFEHVNGEKKGDIKLYALSTCVWCGKTKDLLKELGVDFNFVFVDLLQGDTKQYAIDEVKKYNKNFSFPTLVINNDKVIVGFKEAEIKEALS; from the coding sequence ATGGAATTAACTTTCGAACATGTCAATGGGGAAAAGAAGGGAGATATAAAACTATATGCACTCAGCACTTGCGTCTGGTGTGGGAAAACAAAAGATCTTTTAAAGGAACTAGGAGTTGACTTCAATTTTGTTTTTGTCGATTTATTACAAGGAGATACAAAGCAATACGCCATAGACGAGGTAAAAAAATACAACAAAAATTTCTCATTTCCAACACTTGTAATTAACAATGATAAGGTTATAGTTGGATTCAAAGAGGCAGAGATAAAGGAGGCTTTATCTTAA